The following proteins come from a genomic window of Micromonospora echinofusca:
- a CDS encoding mycoredoxin yields the protein MLTMYSTPWCGYCHRLKSQLDREGIGYEVVDIEQDPKAAEFVMSVNGGNQTVPTLRFADGSALTNPSITQVKQHLATIDA from the coding sequence ATGCTGACGATGTATTCCACCCCCTGGTGCGGCTACTGCCACCGGCTGAAGTCGCAGCTCGACCGGGAGGGCATCGGCTACGAGGTGGTCGACATCGAGCAGGACCCGAAGGCCGCGGAGTTCGTGATGAGCGTCAACGGCGGCAACCAGACCGTCCCGACGCTGCGTTTCGCCGACGGCAGCGCCCTGACCAACCCCTCGATCACCCAGGTCAAGCAGCACCTCGCCACGATCGACGCCTGA
- a CDS encoding ATP-dependent DNA helicase UvrD2, with amino-acid sequence MAVHSASERVLAGLDPEQRSAVTAPAGPVCILAGAGTGKTRAVTCRIAHRALSGEISARHVLAVTFTARAAAEMRARLTALGVGGVQARTFHAAALRQVRYFAPRLLEGRAMPELLDSKVRLVTLAAAKAGLRTDRAAARDLAGEIEWAKSSLVEPGEYVVAAAKAMRDTPHEPARVAEVFAAYERLKRSNGVIDFEDMLRAAVWGIEEHRDVAEQVRAQYRHFVVDEYQDVNPLQQRLLDAWLGGRDDLTVVGDASQTIYSFTGATSSYLVDFPRRHRGATVVRLVRDYRSTPQVVGLANAVISQARGAEARLRLELVGQRPPGPEPELRIFTDEPAEANAVAARCRALVDAGTPAKEIAVLFRTNAQSEAYEKALTEAQVPYVVQGAERFFERVEVRQAMVALRAATRSIPGETPLPAAVVEALTAVGWAPDAAPAGGAVRERWEALAALVQLAEEYAATPQVLPIGPAASVERPVTLADFNDELARRAAAQHVPTVDGVTLASLHSAKGLEWDAVFLVGLSEGTLPTTYAKTVEQVEEERRLLYVGVTRAREWLWLSYASARSPGGRARRPSRFLPQLDRSGGAERAGAAPAARRPERRRTQIVSCRICGATLLAGPDRKLGRCPTCPSDIDEELHERLREWRQRVAGGQRVPAYVVFTDATLVALAERRPGRAEELIAIAGIGPRKLGLYGEAVLALVAGAAVDDVCPEKTFEISP; translated from the coding sequence GTGGCGGTTCACTCAGCATCCGAACGCGTGCTCGCGGGGCTCGACCCGGAGCAGCGCTCGGCGGTGACCGCCCCCGCCGGTCCGGTCTGCATCCTGGCCGGCGCCGGCACCGGCAAGACCCGCGCGGTCACCTGCCGGATCGCCCATCGGGCGCTCTCCGGCGAGATCTCCGCCCGGCACGTGCTCGCGGTGACCTTCACGGCCCGCGCCGCCGCCGAGATGCGGGCCCGGCTCACCGCGCTCGGGGTGGGTGGCGTCCAGGCGCGGACGTTCCACGCCGCCGCGTTGCGCCAGGTGCGCTACTTCGCGCCCCGGCTGCTGGAGGGTCGGGCGATGCCCGAGCTGCTGGACAGCAAGGTCCGGCTGGTCACCCTCGCTGCGGCCAAGGCGGGCCTGCGTACCGACCGGGCGGCCGCGCGCGACCTCGCCGGCGAGATCGAGTGGGCGAAGTCGTCGCTGGTGGAGCCGGGGGAGTACGTCGTCGCGGCGGCCAAGGCGATGCGGGACACCCCGCACGAGCCGGCCCGGGTCGCCGAGGTCTTCGCGGCGTACGAGCGACTCAAGCGCTCCAACGGCGTGATCGACTTCGAGGACATGCTGCGCGCCGCGGTCTGGGGCATCGAGGAGCACCGGGACGTCGCCGAGCAGGTCCGCGCCCAGTACCGGCACTTCGTCGTCGACGAGTACCAGGACGTCAACCCCCTCCAACAGCGGCTGCTGGACGCGTGGCTGGGCGGGCGGGACGACCTCACCGTGGTCGGCGACGCCAGCCAGACGATCTACTCCTTCACCGGGGCCACCTCGTCCTACCTGGTCGACTTCCCGCGCCGGCACCGGGGCGCGACGGTGGTCCGGCTGGTCCGCGACTACCGCTCCACCCCGCAGGTCGTCGGGCTGGCCAACGCGGTGATCTCCCAGGCGCGGGGCGCCGAGGCGCGACTGCGACTCGAACTGGTCGGCCAGCGTCCGCCCGGCCCCGAACCGGAGCTGCGGATCTTCACCGACGAGCCGGCCGAGGCCAACGCCGTGGCCGCGCGCTGCCGCGCCCTCGTCGACGCCGGCACCCCGGCGAAGGAGATCGCCGTGCTGTTCCGGACCAACGCGCAGTCCGAGGCGTACGAGAAGGCGCTGACCGAGGCGCAGGTGCCGTACGTGGTGCAGGGGGCGGAGCGGTTCTTCGAGCGGGTCGAGGTCCGACAGGCGATGGTCGCCCTGCGGGCCGCCACCCGGTCGATCCCCGGGGAGACCCCGCTGCCCGCCGCCGTCGTGGAGGCGCTCACCGCGGTCGGCTGGGCCCCCGACGCGGCCCCGGCCGGCGGCGCCGTCCGCGAGCGGTGGGAGGCGCTGGCCGCGCTGGTGCAGCTCGCCGAGGAGTACGCGGCCACCCCGCAGGTGCTGCCGATCGGGCCCGCCGCCTCGGTCGAGCGCCCGGTCACCCTGGCCGACTTCAACGACGAGCTGGCCCGCCGGGCCGCCGCGCAGCACGTGCCGACGGTCGACGGGGTGACCCTGGCCTCGCTGCACTCCGCCAAGGGCCTGGAATGGGACGCGGTCTTCCTGGTCGGCCTCTCCGAGGGCACCCTGCCCACCACGTACGCCAAGACCGTCGAACAGGTCGAGGAGGAGCGCCGGCTGCTCTACGTCGGCGTCACCCGGGCGCGGGAGTGGCTCTGGCTGTCGTACGCCTCGGCCCGCTCCCCGGGCGGGCGGGCCCGGCGGCCCTCGCGGTTCCTGCCGCAGCTCGACCGCTCCGGCGGGGCGGAGCGGGCCGGGGCCGCGCCGGCGGCGCGCCGGCCGGAGCGCCGCCGGACCCAGATCGTCTCCTGCCGGATCTGCGGCGCCACCCTGCTGGCCGGGCCGGACCGCAAGCTCGGTCGCTGCCCCACCTGCCCCTCGGACATCGACGAGGAGCTGCACGAACGGCTGCGCGAGTGGCGCCAGCGGGTGGCCGGCGGGCAGCGGGTACCGGCCTATGTGGTCTTCACCGACGCCACGTTGGTGGCGCTCGCGGAGCGGCGCCCCGGCCGGGCGGAGGAGCTGATCGCCATCGCCGGCATCGGGCCCCGCAAGCTCGGCCTCTACGGGGAGGCGGTGCTGGCGCTGGTGGCGGGCGCGGCGGTCGACGACGTCTGCCCGGAGAAAACTTTCGAAATCTCGCCGTAA
- a CDS encoding WhiB family transcriptional regulator, which yields MSLALAPLDVSVEVEANLPCRKFDPDLWFSDSPAELELAKSLCGDCPLRVECLAGAVERAEPWGVWGGEIFERGAVVPRKRPRGRPRKEDLARDAALRVEAEARLAASGLSESRTTVRLAA from the coding sequence ATGAGTCTGGCGTTGGCCCCGCTCGACGTGAGCGTCGAAGTGGAGGCGAACCTGCCCTGCCGGAAGTTCGACCCCGACCTGTGGTTCTCCGACTCGCCCGCCGAGCTCGAGCTGGCCAAGTCGCTCTGCGGGGACTGCCCGCTGCGCGTCGAGTGCCTCGCCGGGGCGGTGGAGCGGGCCGAGCCCTGGGGCGTCTGGGGCGGCGAGATCTTCGAGCGTGGCGCGGTCGTCCCGCGCAAGCGGCCCCGTGGCCGTCCGCGCAAGGAGGACCTCGCCCGCGACGCGGCGCTCCGGGTCGAGGCCGAGGCACGACTGGCGGCCAGTGGGCTGTCCGAGTCGCGCACCACGGTCCGGCTGGCGGCCTGA
- a CDS encoding ABC1 kinase family protein encodes MTDIPRRAVSRTAKLAALPLGFAGRTVLGMGKRVTGLASDVISAEIQQRTAEQLFSVLGQLKGGAMKFGQALSVFEAALPEEIAAPYRQALTKLQEAAPPLPAASVHKVLAEQLGPDWRDRFVEFDDTPAAAASIGQVHRAVWREPGYGPSGAPNTRDVAVKIQYPGAGDALLADLKQLSRLGGMFRAIQPGLDVKPLLAELRERITEELDYELEAESQRAFAAAYADDPEIHIPAVVSASPRVLVTEWVEGTPLAEIIREGTEEQRDEAGRLMAILHLSAPQRAGLLHADPHPGNFRLLADGRLGVIDFGAVARMPEGTPEPIGRIAGLALRGDADGVVAGLRAEGFIGSTEEIDAQAVLDFLRPMLEPIAADEFRFTRAWLRAEATRLASPRSPAYQLSRQLNLPPSYLLIHRVTLGSIGVLCQLEAKAPYRGVLERWLPGFAPSTGQPSTGG; translated from the coding sequence GTGACCGACATCCCGCGCCGGGCCGTGTCCCGGACCGCCAAGCTCGCCGCTCTGCCGCTCGGCTTCGCCGGTCGGACCGTCCTCGGCATGGGTAAGCGCGTCACCGGGCTCGCCTCCGACGTGATCTCCGCGGAGATCCAGCAACGCACCGCCGAGCAGCTCTTCAGCGTGTTGGGGCAGCTCAAGGGCGGTGCGATGAAGTTCGGCCAGGCGCTGTCGGTCTTCGAGGCCGCCCTGCCCGAGGAGATCGCCGCCCCGTACCGGCAGGCGCTGACGAAGCTCCAGGAGGCCGCGCCGCCGCTGCCGGCGGCCAGCGTGCACAAGGTGCTCGCCGAGCAGCTCGGCCCGGACTGGCGGGACCGGTTCGTGGAGTTCGACGACACCCCCGCAGCGGCGGCCAGCATCGGCCAGGTGCACCGGGCGGTGTGGCGGGAGCCGGGTTACGGCCCCTCGGGCGCGCCGAACACGCGCGACGTGGCGGTCAAGATCCAGTACCCGGGCGCCGGTGACGCCCTGCTCGCCGACCTCAAGCAGCTCTCCCGGCTCGGCGGGATGTTCCGGGCGATCCAGCCCGGACTGGACGTCAAGCCGCTCCTGGCGGAGCTGCGGGAACGGATCACCGAGGAACTCGACTACGAGCTGGAGGCGGAGTCGCAGCGCGCCTTCGCCGCCGCGTACGCGGACGATCCCGAGATCCACATCCCGGCGGTGGTCTCGGCGTCGCCCCGGGTGCTGGTCACCGAGTGGGTCGAGGGCACCCCGCTGGCGGAGATCATCCGCGAGGGCACGGAGGAACAGCGCGACGAGGCCGGCCGGTTGATGGCCATCCTGCACCTGTCCGCGCCGCAGCGGGCCGGGCTACTGCACGCCGACCCGCACCCGGGCAACTTCCGGCTGCTGGCGGACGGCCGCCTCGGGGTGATCGACTTCGGCGCGGTGGCCCGGATGCCGGAGGGCACGCCCGAGCCGATCGGGCGCATCGCCGGGCTGGCGCTGCGGGGCGATGCCGACGGGGTGGTGGCGGGCCTGCGCGCGGAGGGCTTCATCGGCTCCACGGAGGAGATCGACGCCCAGGCGGTGCTCGACTTCCTGCGTCCGATGCTGGAGCCCATCGCCGCCGACGAGTTCCGGTTCACCCGGGCCTGGCTGCGCGCGGAGGCGACGCGGTTGGCCAGCCCCCGGTCCCCCGCCTACCAGTTGAGCCGCCAGCTCAACCTGCCGCCGTCGTACCTGCTCATCCACCGGGTGACGCTCGGCTCGATCGGCGTGCTCTGCCAGCTGGAGGCGAAGGCGCCCTACCGGGGCGTCCTGGAGCGCTGGCTGCCCGGCTTCGCCCCGTCGACCGGGCAGCCCTCGACGGGCGGCTGA
- a CDS encoding TOMM precursor leader peptide-binding protein → MRRATLPRPTLLPGLTRLWRDRHTLQLGVEPGRAVLLEIADPRAARLLDLLDGTRSERVVLAHAVAADVAPDEARTLLDALRAAGLVVPAHTLLPKDLAGPPRARLTAEAGALALAAARLPGTPAQVLRRRLAARVVVSGTGRLGAPVALALAQAGVGHVHADLAGPVRPADLVGTGIPAAALGHPLAPAVRDAVERAAPGTATGPLRRGRVDLVVQLGTPRPAALLAAGHAQRRQPHLLLGLREGVPVVGPLVRPPAGPCLHCLDLHRADRDPDWPALAAQLASDAGEQAGATATLLAAGAYAAAEALTQLDGGTPETLGCAVEITGAGRFRRRTWPPHPSCGCSRRRR, encoded by the coding sequence ATGCGCCGTGCCACGCTGCCCCGGCCCACGCTGCTGCCGGGCCTCACCAGACTCTGGCGGGACCGCCACACCCTGCAACTCGGCGTCGAGCCCGGCCGCGCCGTACTGCTGGAGATCGCCGATCCCCGGGCCGCCCGCCTGCTCGACCTGCTCGACGGCACCCGTAGCGAACGGGTGGTCCTGGCGCACGCCGTCGCCGCCGACGTGGCGCCGGACGAGGCCCGTACCCTGCTCGACGCGCTGCGCGCCGCGGGCCTGGTCGTACCCGCGCACACCCTGCTGCCGAAGGACCTGGCCGGCCCGCCCCGGGCCCGGCTCACCGCGGAGGCCGGGGCGCTCGCCCTGGCCGCGGCGCGGCTTCCCGGCACCCCCGCCCAGGTGTTGCGCCGGCGGCTGGCCGCCCGGGTGGTGGTCAGCGGCACCGGCCGCCTCGGCGCCCCCGTCGCCCTCGCGCTGGCCCAGGCCGGGGTCGGGCACGTGCACGCCGACCTGGCCGGTCCGGTACGGCCGGCGGACCTGGTCGGCACGGGCATCCCGGCCGCCGCGCTCGGCCACCCGCTCGCCCCGGCGGTACGCGACGCCGTCGAGCGGGCCGCCCCGGGCACGGCCACGGGCCCGCTCCGGCGGGGGCGGGTCGACCTGGTCGTCCAGCTCGGTACGCCCCGGCCGGCCGCCCTGCTCGCCGCCGGCCACGCCCAGCGTCGCCAGCCGCACCTGCTGCTCGGCCTGCGCGAGGGAGTGCCCGTCGTCGGCCCTCTCGTCCGCCCGCCCGCCGGGCCGTGCCTGCACTGCCTCGACCTGCACCGGGCCGACCGGGACCCGGACTGGCCGGCGCTGGCCGCCCAGCTCGCCTCGGACGCCGGTGAGCAGGCGGGCGCCACCGCGACCCTCCTGGCCGCCGGGGCGTACGCGGCGGCCGAGGCGCTGACACAGCTCGACGGGGGCACCCCGGAGACTTTGGGCTGCGCGGTGGAGATCACCGGGGCGGGGCGGTTCCGCCGCCGGACGTGGCCGCCGCACCCCTCCTGCGGATGCTCCCGACGACGCCGGTGA
- a CDS encoding DUF5679 domain-containing protein produces the protein MADQAQTYNGYCVKCKEKRDFEGRVEVSKTGMNMAKGKCPVCGTTVNRILGKAKV, from the coding sequence GTGGCCGACCAGGCCCAGACCTACAACGGTTACTGCGTCAAGTGCAAGGAGAAGCGGGACTTCGAGGGCCGCGTCGAGGTGTCGAAGACCGGAATGAACATGGCCAAGGGCAAGTGTCCGGTCTGCGGCACAACAGTGAACCGCATCCTGGGCAAGGCGAAGGTCTGA
- a CDS encoding M48 metallopeptidase family protein, producing MAGTRKPVVEVRRSQRRRRTVSAYRDGERVVVLIPDQFSRAEESEWVDRMLARLAAREGRLARSDAELLARATRLIKLYLAEHGTQAVPTSVRWVTNQNGRWGSCTPDDGTIRLSHRVRDMPDWVIDYVLMHELAHLIVPSHNARFWALVARYPKTERARGYLEGVAAASGTPPSD from the coding sequence ATGGCAGGGACGCGGAAGCCGGTCGTCGAGGTGCGGCGCAGCCAGCGTCGGCGACGCACGGTGTCCGCCTACCGCGACGGTGAGCGGGTCGTCGTCCTGATCCCCGACCAGTTCTCCCGTGCCGAGGAGAGCGAGTGGGTCGACCGGATGCTCGCCCGGCTCGCCGCCCGGGAGGGGCGCCTCGCCCGGTCCGACGCCGAACTGCTGGCCCGGGCCACCCGGCTGATCAAGCTCTACCTCGCCGAGCACGGCACGCAGGCCGTACCGACGAGCGTCCGCTGGGTCACCAACCAGAACGGCCGGTGGGGGTCGTGCACCCCCGACGACGGCACGATCCGCCTCTCGCACCGCGTCCGGGACATGCCCGACTGGGTGATCGACTACGTGCTCATGCACGAGCTCGCGCACCTCATCGTGCCCAGCCACAACGCCCGGTTCTGGGCGCTCGTCGCGCGCTACCCGAAGACCGAGCGGGCGCGCGGCTACCTGGAGGGCGTGGCAGCGGCCTCCGGCACCCCGCCATCGGACTGA
- a CDS encoding zinc-dependent metalloprotease: MPDIPFGFALPGGQPPDPNDPAQMQQFMSQLQHLLSASGSGPVNWDLARQVAASQLAAAGDPAVSPFERNAVEEALRLADLWLEPASALPSGIQTSLAWNRNEWIYKTLDVWRKLCDPVASRMVGAMGDLVPPEARAQLGPMQSMVATLGGALFGGQLGQALGSLAAEVLSAGDIGLPLGPAGTAALIPANIRAYGEGLELPEDEVRLYVALREAAHQRLFQHVPWLRGHVLNAVEMYAAGIRVNREAIEEAMGRVDPTDPESMQAIALEGIFTPEDSPAQKASLARLETALALVEGWVCHVVDSAASGRLPNVVSLGEAFRRRRAAGGPAEQTFAALVGLELRPRRLREAAALWAALTEHRGISGRDALWGHPDLLPSDDDFADPVAFAMSEWDLGELENFDFSAPGGPEEKSPGEPGQQRPDDGTEDGDASRP; the protein is encoded by the coding sequence GTGCCTGATATTCCGTTCGGTTTCGCGCTCCCGGGTGGGCAACCACCAGACCCCAACGATCCCGCGCAGATGCAGCAGTTCATGTCGCAGTTGCAGCACCTGCTCTCCGCGTCGGGCAGCGGGCCGGTCAACTGGGACCTGGCCCGGCAGGTGGCCGCCAGTCAGCTCGCCGCCGCGGGCGACCCGGCGGTGTCGCCCTTCGAGCGCAACGCGGTGGAGGAGGCGTTGCGGCTCGCCGACCTGTGGCTGGAGCCGGCCTCCGCCCTGCCCTCGGGGATCCAGACCTCGCTGGCCTGGAACCGCAACGAGTGGATCTACAAGACGCTCGACGTCTGGCGCAAGCTCTGCGACCCGGTGGCCAGCCGGATGGTCGGCGCCATGGGCGACCTGGTGCCGCCGGAGGCGCGCGCCCAGCTCGGCCCGATGCAGTCTATGGTCGCCACCCTCGGTGGCGCGCTCTTCGGCGGCCAGCTCGGCCAGGCGCTCGGCTCGCTCGCCGCGGAGGTGCTCTCCGCCGGCGACATCGGGCTGCCGCTCGGCCCGGCCGGCACGGCCGCGCTGATCCCGGCCAACATCCGGGCGTACGGCGAAGGCTTGGAGCTGCCCGAGGACGAGGTGCGCCTCTACGTGGCCCTGCGCGAGGCGGCCCACCAGCGGCTCTTCCAGCACGTGCCGTGGCTGCGCGGGCACGTGCTCAACGCCGTGGAGATGTACGCCGCCGGCATCCGGGTCAACCGGGAGGCGATCGAGGAGGCGATGGGCCGGGTCGACCCCACCGATCCGGAGTCGATGCAGGCGATCGCGCTGGAGGGCATCTTCACGCCGGAGGACAGCCCGGCGCAGAAGGCGTCCCTGGCCCGGCTGGAGACCGCCCTGGCACTGGTCGAGGGCTGGGTGTGCCACGTGGTGGACAGCGCGGCGAGCGGCCGGCTGCCCAACGTCGTGAGCCTCGGCGAGGCGTTCCGTCGTCGCCGGGCCGCCGGTGGCCCGGCGGAGCAGACCTTCGCGGCGCTGGTCGGCCTGGAACTGCGTCCGCGCCGGCTGCGCGAGGCGGCGGCGCTGTGGGCGGCGCTCACCGAGCACCGGGGCATCTCGGGCCGGGACGCCCTGTGGGGCCACCCCGACCTGCTCCCCTCCGACGACGACTTCGCCGACCCGGTGGCCTTCGCGATGTCCGAGTGGGACCTCGGCGAGTTGGAGAACTTCGACTTCAGCGCGCCGGGCGGCCCGGAGGAGAAGTCCCCGGGCGAGCCGGGGCAGCAGCGGCCTGACGACGGCACCGAGGACGGCGACGCCAGCCGCCCCTGA
- a CDS encoding YlbL family protein has protein sequence MRRRGVTVLLGALLTALLSIGVLGAPIPYVVLGPGPTVNTLGKENGKEVIQITGRETSTSAGQLRLTTVGVQPSVKLRSAIQGWFSDDEAVVPRELVYPPGESREEVEERNAEDFKTSQTSAETAALRELGYPVQVVVKTVVADGPAAGVLKPGDVLTSVDGQPVPVAVRLTELIRAKPAGTALEIGYTRGGVAATAKVTSREQDNRPRIGVEIEQQQPHPFTLNIDLEDIGGPSAGLMFALGIVDKLTPEDLTGGKIIAGTGTIDDSGQVGPIGGIAQKLVGAKDAGAVAFLVPAANCAEAVRNPQPGLPLLRVGSLDEALTALETLRAGGQPARC, from the coding sequence ATGAGACGTCGCGGCGTGACCGTCCTGCTCGGTGCTCTGCTCACCGCTCTGCTCAGCATCGGCGTGCTCGGCGCGCCCATCCCGTACGTGGTGCTCGGCCCCGGGCCGACCGTCAACACGCTGGGCAAGGAGAACGGCAAGGAGGTCATCCAGATCACCGGCCGGGAGACGTCCACCTCCGCCGGGCAGCTGCGGCTGACCACGGTCGGCGTGCAGCCCTCGGTCAAGCTGCGCTCCGCCATCCAGGGCTGGTTCTCCGACGACGAGGCGGTCGTGCCGCGCGAGCTGGTCTACCCGCCGGGCGAGAGCCGCGAGGAGGTCGAGGAGCGCAACGCGGAGGACTTCAAGACCTCGCAGACCAGCGCGGAGACCGCGGCGCTGCGCGAGCTGGGCTACCCGGTGCAGGTGGTCGTGAAGACCGTCGTCGCCGACGGCCCGGCGGCCGGTGTGCTCAAGCCCGGCGACGTGCTGACCTCGGTCGACGGGCAGCCGGTGCCAGTGGCCGTCCGCCTCACGGAGCTGATCCGGGCGAAGCCGGCCGGGACGGCGCTGGAGATCGGCTACACCCGCGGCGGTGTCGCCGCGACGGCGAAGGTCACCAGCCGGGAGCAGGACAACCGGCCCCGCATCGGCGTGGAGATCGAGCAGCAGCAGCCGCACCCGTTCACCCTGAACATCGACCTGGAGGACATCGGCGGGCCGAGCGCCGGTCTGATGTTCGCTCTCGGCATCGTCGACAAGCTGACCCCGGAGGACCTGACCGGCGGGAAGATCATCGCCGGGACCGGCACGATCGACGACTCCGGGCAGGTCGGCCCGATCGGCGGCATCGCCCAGAAGCTGGTGGGCGCGAAGGACGCCGGCGCGGTGGCGTTCCTGGTGCCGGCGGCGAACTGCGCCGAGGCCGTACGCAACCCGCAGCCCGGGCTGCCCCTGCTCCGGGTCGGCTCGCTGGACGAGGCGCTGACCGCGCTCGAGACGTTGCGCGCCGGGGGCCAGCCGGCCCGCTGCTGA